The following coding sequences lie in one Myxococcus xanthus genomic window:
- the tnpC gene encoding IS66 family transposase, with the protein MFNLPASVRVVLATGPVDMRKSIDGLMALVPTAWGEDVYSGHLFAFVSRRGDRIKVLTWSRGGFVLLYKRLETGRFRLPPVDAGAQVVHLDATQLAMLLDGIDVAQVRRQPAWTPPGRTGLALRPAIGAQRGAVLRCLDSIPALADDRVDDQNPALFDDRQHELRGAASEEESKAARDEAAKKKRQQRAARKAEEIPAREIRHAVPVEERHCPACGSEDLRPLGRGRTSEVYEYILSRFERQVHVQEVLACARGRGVVTAPPPARGVDRGEYGPGFLAHVVTSKCADAMPLHRLAQRVERSGVPMSRSTLTDLFHQAASVLLPLSHHLLQCIASADVVWAYEAPLRVLDVKKTRLGYLWTFLTQNEAGEWLIGYRFSMGRASKTPKEVLGGTSGALVVDAYTGYNAVALPQGRVRVGCWAHCRRRIFDALATAPEAREALDFILDLYRVEAQARDADLVRTAALRGLRQLHIAPVIAQLHAWLETQAPRHPPKSPLGQAISHFLRPQAVGGPHPLRGE; encoded by the coding sequence GTGTTTAACCTCCCAGCTTCGGTGCGGGTGGTGCTGGCGACAGGGCCGGTGGACATGCGCAAGTCCATCGACGGCCTCATGGCGCTGGTGCCCACAGCCTGGGGGGAGGACGTCTACTCGGGGCACCTTTTCGCCTTCGTTTCCAGGCGAGGCGATCGCATCAAGGTACTGACGTGGAGCCGAGGCGGCTTCGTGCTGCTGTACAAGCGATTGGAGACGGGCCGTTTCCGGCTGCCACCGGTAGACGCGGGCGCGCAGGTAGTCCACCTGGACGCCACGCAGTTGGCCATGTTGCTGGACGGCATTGACGTGGCCCAGGTGAGGCGCCAGCCCGCCTGGACGCCTCCCGGGCGCACGGGCCTCGCTCTGCGCCCCGCAATCGGAGCGCAGCGCGGGGCCGTCTTGCGTTGTCTCGACTCGATACCTGCGCTCGCCGATGACCGCGTCGATGACCAGAATCCCGCGCTCTTTGATGACCGCCAACACGAGCTGCGAGGGGCCGCGTCCGAGGAGGAGTCGAAGGCGGCGCGGGACGAGGCAGCGAAGAAGAAGCGCCAGCAGAGGGCGGCCCGAAAGGCCGAGGAGATCCCGGCGCGGGAAATTCGCCACGCCGTCCCAGTCGAGGAGCGCCACTGCCCCGCGTGCGGCAGCGAGGACTTGAGGCCGCTGGGCCGGGGCCGCACCAGCGAGGTGTACGAGTACATTCTTTCGCGCTTCGAGCGGCAGGTACACGTGCAGGAAGTCCTAGCGTGCGCGCGCGGCCGGGGCGTCGTCACCGCCCCGCCTCCGGCCAGGGGGGTGGACCGGGGCGAGTACGGCCCCGGCTTCCTCGCGCACGTGGTGACGTCCAAGTGCGCGGACGCCATGCCGCTGCACCGGCTGGCCCAGAGGGTGGAGAGAAGCGGCGTGCCCATGAGTCGCAGCACGCTGACGGACCTCTTCCACCAGGCCGCCTCGGTACTACTGCCTCTCTCCCACCACCTGCTGCAATGCATTGCGTCTGCGGACGTGGTGTGGGCGTACGAGGCGCCGCTGCGAGTGCTGGACGTGAAGAAGACGCGGCTTGGCTACCTCTGGACTTTCCTCACCCAGAATGAGGCAGGCGAGTGGCTCATCGGCTACCGCTTCAGCATGGGCCGCGCCAGCAAGACGCCGAAGGAAGTCCTGGGCGGCACCTCGGGCGCCCTCGTGGTGGACGCGTACACCGGCTACAACGCGGTGGCGCTACCCCAGGGCCGGGTACGCGTCGGGTGTTGGGCCCACTGCCGGCGTCGCATTTTCGACGCGCTGGCCACCGCGCCCGAAGCGCGTGAAGCCCTGGATTTCATCCTCGATCTCTACCGGGTGGAAGCCCAGGCACGCGACGCGGACTTGGTTCGCACGGCCGCGCTCCGCGGACTGCGTCAACTCCACATCGCCCCCGTCATCGCGCAACTGCATGCCTGGCTTGAAACGCAGGCGCCGCGGCACCCGCCCAAGAGTCCGCTGGGCCAGGCCATTTCCCATTTCCTACGCCCTCAAGCAGTGGGAGGCCCTCACCCGCTTCGTGGAGAATGA
- a CDS encoding ribonucleotide-diphosphate reductase subunit beta yields the protein MLLNPGLNLTLRPMAYPQFFEMYRNAIKNTWTVEEVDFSTDLVDLRSKMTDAERHLIHRLVAFFATGDSIVGNNLVLNLYKHLNAPEARMYLSRQLYEEALHVQFYLTLLDTYVPDPAERAMAFAAVDNIPSIQRKAQFCMKWMDSIQGMDTLQTKQDRRQFLLNLICFAGCIEGLFFFAAFAYVYFLRSKGLLNGLAAGTNWVFRDESAHMAFAFESIQVARKEEPDLFDAQMERDVVAMLREAVECETQFAQDLLSGGVMGLSVQDMRGYLEYVADQRLQMLGMSPVFGTKNPLHFMDLQDVQELTNFFERRVSSYQVAVGVGAATDVVLDAAF from the coding sequence ATGCTGTTGAACCCTGGCCTGAATCTCACGCTGCGCCCGATGGCGTATCCGCAGTTCTTCGAGATGTACCGGAACGCCATCAAGAACACCTGGACCGTGGAGGAGGTCGACTTCTCCACGGACCTGGTGGACCTGCGCTCGAAGATGACGGACGCGGAGCGCCACCTCATCCACCGGCTGGTGGCGTTCTTCGCGACGGGTGACAGCATCGTCGGCAACAACCTGGTGCTGAACCTCTACAAGCACCTGAACGCCCCTGAGGCGCGGATGTACCTGTCGCGCCAGCTCTACGAGGAGGCGCTGCACGTCCAGTTCTACCTGACGCTGCTGGACACCTACGTTCCGGACCCGGCGGAGCGGGCGATGGCCTTCGCGGCCGTCGACAACATCCCCTCCATCCAGCGCAAGGCGCAGTTCTGCATGAAGTGGATGGACAGCATCCAGGGGATGGACACGCTGCAGACGAAGCAGGACCGGCGCCAGTTCCTGCTGAACCTCATCTGCTTCGCGGGCTGCATCGAGGGCCTCTTCTTCTTCGCGGCCTTCGCCTACGTGTACTTCCTGCGCAGCAAGGGTCTGCTGAACGGCCTGGCGGCGGGCACCAACTGGGTGTTCCGGGACGAGAGCGCGCACATGGCGTTCGCGTTCGAGTCCATCCAGGTGGCGCGCAAGGAGGAGCCGGACCTCTTCGACGCGCAGATGGAGCGCGACGTGGTGGCCATGCTCCGCGAGGCCGTGGAGTGCGAGACGCAGTTCGCGCAGGACCTGCTGAGCGGCGGCGTGATGGGCCTGTCCGTGCAGGACATGCGCGGCTACCTGGAGTACGTGGCGGACCAGCGGCTCCAGATGCTGGGCATGTCGCCGGTGTTCGGCACGAAGAACCCGCTGCACTTCATGGACCTGCAGGACGTGCAGGAGCTCACGAACTTCTTCGAGCGCCGCGTGTCCTCGTACCAGGTGGCCGTGGGTGTTGGCGCGGCCACGGACGTCGTGCTCGACGCGGCGTTCTGA
- the spoVG gene encoding septation regulator SpoVG has translation MNITDVRVFPVEEDKLKAYVTITLDHCFVIRDLKVIHGSTGLFIAMPAKKRKDGTYKDIAHPLNADTRSQMERVILMEYERHLHQAQAGMLVAAPADLD, from the coding sequence ATGAACATCACCGACGTCCGGGTGTTTCCGGTCGAAGAGGACAAGCTCAAGGCGTACGTCACCATCACCTTGGACCACTGCTTCGTCATTCGCGATTTGAAGGTCATTCACGGCTCGACCGGGCTCTTCATCGCGATGCCAGCCAAGAAGCGGAAGGATGGGACGTACAAGGACATTGCCCACCCGCTCAACGCGGATACGCGGAGTCAAATGGAACGCGTCATCCTGATGGAGTACGAGCGACACCTCCATCAGGCGCAAGCCGGGATGCTTGTCGCAGCGCCAGCGGACCTGGACTAA
- a CDS encoding thymidine kinase, which translates to MHQFPKDIGWIEVICGSMFSGKTEELIRRVQRAVYGKQRVQVFKPRIDNRYDESAVVSHSQLKVMSTAIERAEEIFYRLAPDTQVVGIDEVQFFGSEVVAVVEALANKGLRVICAGLDQDYQGRPFEPMPQLMAVSEYVTKELAICVVCGNPANRSQRIVSSGERVVVGAAGAYEPRCRKCHVAEPAEGTPPQTLELFD; encoded by the coding sequence TTGCACCAATTCCCCAAAGATATCGGGTGGATAGAGGTCATCTGCGGTTCGATGTTCTCCGGCAAGACGGAGGAGCTGATCCGCCGCGTCCAGCGCGCCGTCTACGGCAAGCAGAGGGTGCAGGTCTTCAAGCCGCGCATCGACAACCGCTACGACGAATCCGCGGTGGTGAGCCACTCGCAGCTGAAGGTGATGTCCACCGCCATCGAGCGGGCTGAAGAGATTTTTTACAGGCTCGCGCCCGACACCCAGGTGGTGGGCATCGACGAGGTGCAGTTCTTCGGTTCAGAAGTCGTCGCCGTGGTGGAGGCGCTGGCCAACAAGGGCCTGCGCGTCATCTGCGCGGGCCTGGACCAGGACTACCAGGGGCGGCCCTTCGAACCGATGCCCCAATTGATGGCGGTGTCGGAGTACGTGACGAAGGAGCTGGCCATCTGCGTGGTGTGTGGGAATCCGGCCAACCGCTCCCAGCGCATCGTGTCCAGTGGTGAGCGGGTGGTGGTGGGCGCGGCGGGCGCGTATGAGCCGCGCTGCCGCAAGTGTCACGTGGCTGAACCGGCGGAGGGCACGCCGCCGCAGACATTGGAACTGTTCGACTGA
- the hpt gene encoding hypoxanthine phosphoribosyltransferase, giving the protein MAFYEQEVGVLISEDKLQARVRELAAEITRDYAGKDLTLICVLKGSAFFTIDLAKYIDLPVKLEFLGVSSYQGGTESTGEVRITTDVSKPMAGKHLLIIEDIIDTGLTMQFLLENLRARHPASLKVCTLLEKPSRARTKVDIDYKGFVIDDLFVVGYGLDFGEVYRNIPFIGVMKNK; this is encoded by the coding sequence TTGGCGTTCTACGAGCAGGAAGTCGGTGTCCTGATTTCCGAGGACAAGTTGCAGGCGCGCGTGCGCGAGCTCGCGGCGGAGATTACGCGCGACTACGCGGGCAAGGACCTGACGCTCATCTGCGTGCTGAAGGGCTCGGCGTTCTTCACCATCGACCTGGCGAAGTACATCGACCTGCCGGTGAAGTTGGAGTTCCTGGGCGTGTCCAGCTACCAGGGCGGCACGGAGTCCACGGGCGAGGTGCGCATCACCACCGACGTCAGCAAGCCGATGGCGGGCAAGCACCTGCTCATCATCGAGGACATCATCGACACCGGGCTCACCATGCAGTTCCTGCTGGAGAACCTGCGCGCCCGGCACCCCGCGTCGCTGAAGGTGTGCACGCTGCTGGAGAAGCCCTCGCGCGCCCGGACGAAGGTGGACATCGACTACAAGGGCTTCGTCATCGATGACCTCTTCGTCGTGGGCTACGGGCTCGACTTCGGCGAGGTGTACCGGAACATCCCCTTCATCGGGGTGATGAAGAACAAGTAG
- a CDS encoding LysE family translocator, giving the protein MFFDPTRLTAYFLAVLALILTPGPDTMFVLARSMGQGRKAGIVSALGIFVGCLFHIAAAAFGLSTLLATSALAFSVVKWGGAAYLVWMGVQMLRSKDTAAEAVQALPPAGLWRIFRDGVVTNVLNPKVAVFFLAFLPQFVDASAGSTGLQFLGLGLMFSVTGTSWLVLLAAFAGAFGGWMRRNPRVAAWQKRVTGGVFVALGARLALQRQE; this is encoded by the coding sequence ATGTTCTTCGACCCGACGCGCCTCACGGCCTACTTCCTGGCGGTGCTCGCGCTCATCCTGACGCCCGGGCCGGACACGATGTTCGTGCTGGCCCGGAGCATGGGGCAGGGGCGCAAGGCGGGCATCGTCTCCGCGCTGGGCATCTTCGTTGGGTGCCTGTTCCACATCGCGGCGGCGGCGTTCGGGCTGTCGACGTTGCTCGCGACGTCGGCGCTGGCCTTCTCCGTGGTGAAGTGGGGTGGGGCGGCCTACCTCGTGTGGATGGGCGTGCAGATGCTGCGCAGCAAGGACACCGCGGCCGAGGCGGTGCAGGCGCTGCCACCCGCTGGCCTGTGGCGCATCTTTCGCGACGGCGTCGTCACCAACGTGCTGAACCCGAAGGTGGCCGTGTTCTTCCTGGCCTTCCTTCCGCAGTTCGTGGATGCGTCCGCGGGCTCGACGGGACTCCAGTTCCTGGGGCTCGGGTTGATGTTCTCCGTCACGGGGACGTCGTGGCTGGTGCTGCTGGCTGCGTTCGCGGGTGCCTTTGGGGGCTGGATGCGGCGCAACCCGCGCGTGGCGGCGTGGCAGAAGCGCGTCACCGGTGGCGTGTTCGTCGCGCTGGGGGCCCGGCTGGCGTTGCAGCGCCAGGAGTAG
- a CDS encoding DUF5658 family protein, which yields MGVAATIGQMLGGAWGNRASFYLSPASVALLMLNLLDGLFTLFFLQLGVAEELNPIMREAYEQSPLFFMFSKLVIVNAGLWLLCIHRHLNASRIAIRLGAAVYAVIVVYHLAFLTHLVMHWPQMLT from the coding sequence ATGGGCGTGGCGGCGACGATCGGACAGATGCTGGGTGGGGCGTGGGGCAACAGGGCTTCTTTCTACCTGTCACCGGCATCCGTGGCGCTATTGATGCTGAACCTGCTGGACGGGCTGTTCACCCTCTTCTTCCTGCAGCTGGGTGTGGCCGAAGAGCTCAACCCCATCATGCGGGAGGCCTATGAGCAGTCCCCGCTCTTCTTCATGTTCTCCAAGCTGGTCATCGTGAACGCGGGCCTGTGGCTGCTGTGCATCCACCGGCACCTCAACGCCAGCCGCATCGCCATCCGGCTGGGCGCGGCCGTGTATGCCGTCATCGTGGTCTACCACCTCGCCTTTCTGACCCACCTGGTCATGCACTGGCCCCAAATGCTGACCTAG
- the tnpA gene encoding IS66 family insertion sequence element accessory protein TnpA — MSKQVEKQEWGRVAEAFEASGQTQREFASARGVRLSTLQSWVYRRRRSGETRAEPVRLLPVQVSMAPAAAEFVLEVVTASGARVRFAVGTDVECVARLVAELGR, encoded by the coding sequence ATGTCGAAGCAGGTGGAGAAGCAGGAGTGGGGCCGCGTCGCGGAAGCGTTCGAGGCCAGTGGGCAGACGCAGCGGGAGTTCGCGTCAGCGAGAGGCGTGCGACTGAGCACGTTGCAGTCGTGGGTGTACCGTAGGCGACGGTCTGGGGAGACGCGAGCCGAGCCGGTGCGGCTGTTGCCGGTGCAGGTGTCGATGGCGCCCGCCGCGGCCGAGTTCGTGCTGGAGGTGGTGACGGCAAGCGGAGCGCGGGTGCGATTCGCCGTGGGCACCGACGTCGAGTGCGTGGCCCGGCTCGTCGCGGAACTGGGGCGGTAA
- a CDS encoding transposase domain-containing protein: MENERLPLDNNRSESALRKAALGRKKFLFVGHEVAGENLAGLYALVATCEANQVNPEAYLEDVLLRVQTYPNSRIGELLPHEWKRRRAADPPDSRLQPSL; this comes from the coding sequence GTGGAGAATGAGCGCCTTCCTCTCGACAACAACCGCTCGGAATCGGCGCTGAGGAAGGCGGCCCTGGGCCGGAAGAAATTCCTCTTCGTCGGCCACGAGGTCGCGGGGGAGAATCTCGCGGGCCTTTACGCGCTGGTGGCCACCTGTGAGGCCAACCAAGTCAACCCCGAGGCATACCTTGAGGACGTCTTGCTGCGCGTGCAGACGTACCCCAACTCGCGCATTGGTGAGCTGCTGCCCCACGAGTGGAAGCGGCGACGCGCCGCCGACCCGCCCGACTCGCGCCTCCAGCCCAGTCTCTGA
- the aqpZ gene encoding aquaporin Z, whose amino-acid sequence MDASRDRAALARAGNPRNNDAVRKYVAEFIGTFVLVLGGVGAAVLAGDHIGFQGVALAFGLSLLAMVYVIGPISGCHVNPAVTLGLLLSGKMEGKDAVGYVVAQCVGAILGAGVVLLIAKGMPGGYSAVTEGLATNGYGAASPDGFNMGAAFLTEVALTFLLVLTVLGATDARAPVGFAGLAIGLVLALIHLVGIPVTNTSVNPARSLGPAVFAGSVPMGQLWLFIVAPLLGGATAAAVYRTVFRPAVPISAEEAERALRREREARIADERAGTRAPV is encoded by the coding sequence ATGGATGCATCCAGGGACAGGGCCGCGCTGGCTCGGGCGGGCAACCCCCGCAACAACGACGCCGTCCGGAAGTACGTTGCGGAGTTCATCGGGACGTTCGTCCTGGTGTTGGGAGGCGTCGGGGCGGCCGTGCTGGCGGGCGACCACATCGGCTTCCAAGGTGTAGCGCTCGCCTTTGGCCTGTCGCTGCTGGCCATGGTGTACGTGATTGGCCCCATCTCGGGGTGCCATGTGAATCCGGCGGTGACGCTGGGCCTCCTGCTGTCTGGGAAGATGGAGGGCAAGGACGCGGTCGGCTACGTGGTGGCGCAGTGCGTGGGGGCCATCCTCGGCGCGGGCGTGGTGCTGCTGATTGCCAAGGGCATGCCCGGAGGGTACTCGGCGGTGACCGAGGGACTCGCGACCAACGGGTACGGCGCCGCTTCACCTGACGGCTTCAACATGGGAGCGGCCTTCCTCACGGAGGTGGCGCTCACCTTCTTGCTCGTGCTCACGGTGCTGGGCGCGACGGATGCGCGCGCCCCGGTGGGCTTCGCGGGGCTGGCCATTGGCCTGGTGCTGGCGCTCATCCACCTGGTGGGGATTCCGGTGACGAACACGTCGGTGAATCCGGCGCGCAGCCTGGGGCCGGCGGTGTTCGCGGGGAGCGTGCCCATGGGGCAGCTGTGGCTGTTCATCGTGGCGCCGCTCTTGGGAGGCGCCACCGCGGCGGCGGTGTATCGCACGGTGTTCCGTCCTGCCGTGCCCATCAGCGCGGAGGAGGCCGAGCGGGCCCTGCGGCGCGAGCGTGAGGCGCGAATCGCGGACGAGCGGGCCGGCACGCGCGCGCCTGTCTGA
- a CDS encoding uracil phosphoribosyltransferase, with product MRDTLYSNVPFKLNEMTHHYGPHVHLVGNPFLLTQLATLCSKGVIQPQINRLVETLYVDLVKTVLNAEFPRKNVSLPTRMIDSTPQGLYQGEVIDPQVRVVTVNIARAGTLPSQVTYDLMNATLDPTVVRQDHIIMSRMIDAAEAVVGSEIGGAKIGGDVDDAFVLFPDPMGATGGSLSTAISLYKNKVPGTPRRIITLNLIVTPEYLRKMTTDHPDVIIYALRLDRGLSPPEVFGTEPGALWEKERGLDDRQYIVPGGGGFGEIMNNAYV from the coding sequence ATGCGCGACACCCTGTACTCCAACGTTCCCTTCAAGCTGAACGAGATGACCCACCACTATGGGCCTCACGTCCACCTGGTGGGAAATCCCTTTCTCCTGACCCAGCTGGCCACGCTGTGTTCGAAGGGCGTCATCCAGCCGCAGATCAACCGCCTGGTGGAGACGCTGTACGTCGACCTGGTGAAGACGGTGCTCAACGCGGAGTTCCCGCGGAAGAACGTGAGCCTGCCCACGCGGATGATCGACTCCACCCCCCAGGGGCTCTACCAGGGCGAGGTCATCGACCCGCAGGTGCGCGTGGTGACGGTGAACATCGCCCGGGCGGGCACGCTGCCGTCGCAGGTGACGTACGACCTGATGAACGCCACGCTGGACCCGACGGTGGTGCGCCAGGACCACATCATCATGAGCCGCATGATTGACGCCGCGGAGGCGGTGGTGGGTTCGGAGATTGGCGGCGCGAAGATTGGCGGCGATGTGGACGACGCCTTCGTGCTCTTCCCGGACCCCATGGGGGCCACGGGGGGCAGCCTGTCCACGGCGATTTCGCTCTACAAGAACAAGGTGCCCGGGACGCCCCGGCGCATCATCACCCTGAACCTCATCGTCACGCCGGAGTACCTGCGGAAGATGACCACGGACCATCCGGACGTCATCATCTACGCGCTCCGGTTGGACCGGGGCCTGTCCCCGCCGGAGGTGTTCGGCACCGAGCCGGGCGCGCTCTGGGAGAAGGAGCGGGGCCTGGATGACCGGCAGTACATCGTCCCCGGAGGCGGCGGCTTCGGGGAGATCATGAACAACGCGTACGTGTAG